Proteins co-encoded in one Vagococcus entomophilus genomic window:
- a CDS encoding C1 family peptidase yields MTKEIGKKIIQKFDKNFSEDNKHVAVQRAVVKNGILASSENQQAYVDNTPVFSVDLDTGKVANQKQSGRCWMFAALNTFRHRIADNFRLKDFELSQNYTFFWDKFEKANYFYENILKTAKDSLTSRKVAFLLATPQQDGGQWDMLVALIQKYGIVPKAVMPESQSSSASSELNNFLNKKLRKDAVVLRKLVAENASESEIATEKEKMLEGIYSILATALGTPPATFDFEYRDEDKNYHLEKDLTPQTFYDKFVGVDLNEYVSIINAPTADKPYNQLYTVEMLGNVVGGKEVRHLNVEMSLFKKLAIAQMQAGESVWFGCDVGQYSNRKDGIMALDMYSVDETFDVDFKMTKAERLDYGESLMTHAMVLTGVDLVEGQSTKWKVENSWGEKVGSKGYFIMSDEWMDEYTYQIVVRKEFLTDELKQALAGNVTVLEPWDPMGALA; encoded by the coding sequence ATGACAAAAGAGATTGGAAAAAAAATAATTCAAAAATTTGATAAAAATTTTAGTGAAGATAACAAGCACGTTGCAGTGCAACGTGCTGTAGTTAAAAATGGGATTTTAGCATCTTCTGAAAATCAACAAGCTTATGTTGACAACACTCCTGTTTTTTCTGTGGATTTAGACACTGGAAAAGTGGCGAACCAAAAACAAAGCGGACGGTGCTGGATGTTTGCTGCACTTAATACTTTCCGCCACAGAATTGCCGACAACTTCCGCCTAAAAGATTTTGAGCTATCTCAAAATTATACATTCTTTTGGGATAAGTTTGAAAAAGCTAATTATTTTTATGAAAATATTTTAAAAACGGCAAAAGATTCGTTAACAAGTCGTAAAGTAGCATTTTTACTTGCAACTCCTCAACAAGATGGGGGTCAATGGGATATGCTAGTGGCTCTTATCCAAAAATATGGAATTGTGCCAAAAGCAGTGATGCCAGAATCACAAAGTAGTTCAGCATCTAGTGAGTTAAATAATTTCCTAAATAAAAAATTGCGTAAAGATGCAGTAGTTTTGCGTAAGCTAGTTGCAGAAAATGCTTCAGAATCGGAGATTGCTACAGAAAAAGAAAAAATGTTAGAAGGAATTTATTCCATTTTGGCAACGGCATTAGGTACACCACCAGCAACTTTTGATTTTGAATATCGTGATGAAGACAAAAATTATCATTTAGAAAAAGATTTAACGCCTCAAACATTTTACGATAAGTTTGTGGGTGTGGACTTAAACGAATATGTTAGTATTATCAATGCGCCAACAGCAGACAAACCTTACAATCAATTATATACTGTAGAAATGCTCGGTAATGTTGTAGGTGGCAAAGAAGTACGTCACTTAAATGTTGAAATGTCTCTCTTTAAGAAATTGGCTATTGCTCAGATGCAAGCTGGAGAGTCTGTATGGTTTGGTTGTGATGTCGGTCAATATTCAAATCGTAAGGACGGCATTATGGCACTTGACATGTATAGTGTAGATGAAACGTTTGATGTGGACTTTAAAATGACAAAAGCGGAACGTCTAGACTATGGTGAAAGTTTAATGACACATGCGATGGTTCTGACTGGTGTAGATTTGGTTGAAGGACAATCCACAAAATGGAAAGTAGAAAATAGCTGGGGAGAAAAAGTTGGTTCAAAAGGATACTTTATCATGAGTGACGAATGGATGGATGAGTATACGTATCAAATAGTCGTTCGCAAAGAATTCTTAACGGATGAACTTAAACAAGCTTTAGCTGGAAACGTTACTGTTTTAGAACCATGGGATCCAATGGGAGCTTTGGCATAA
- the hisZ gene encoding ATP phosphoribosyltransferase regulatory subunit encodes MNWKRTLPSGTKDKLFNQARGIFQMEQEVSEVFFSRGYQRVETPSFEFEEVFQIQNANERALYRFFDHKNRLLALRPDMTLPIGRVVATTHIVPPVHLSYSGKVFRSNDEMTGEQNEQTQAGIEIIGFDSLKAELECIVCTKAVLKKLEITDFHIEMGHAQIYQEIVRELKLSEKEEAEFKQFVLNKSITDLRNFVRKHPSSLDEFLIALPKLFGEVEPIIDQAKSKVDNPIILAAFDQLLALNNDARQYDDLLSLTVDLGLVQSFQYYSGIIFRGFADLLPDYFLSGGRYNSLLEQFGSNPLPAVGVAFNLDTLADLKQKLGIFYKEQKLKTLIHFDKSQMKKAEEFQKKIPFSKLSLFDSLENSREFAQKWQYDTLVVVKSETVEQIMLKE; translated from the coding sequence ATGAACTGGAAAAGAACGCTACCATCAGGTACGAAAGACAAACTATTTAACCAAGCAAGAGGCATTTTTCAAATGGAACAAGAAGTGAGTGAAGTGTTCTTTTCACGTGGGTATCAAAGAGTAGAGACTCCTAGTTTTGAATTTGAAGAGGTGTTTCAAATTCAAAACGCGAATGAACGAGCTTTGTACCGCTTTTTTGATCATAAGAACCGTTTGTTAGCACTAAGACCTGACATGACCCTTCCAATTGGCAGAGTGGTTGCGACTACGCATATAGTACCACCAGTTCATTTGTCTTATAGTGGAAAAGTTTTTCGCTCGAATGATGAGATGACTGGGGAACAAAATGAGCAAACGCAAGCCGGAATCGAAATCATCGGTTTTGATTCTTTGAAAGCAGAACTGGAATGTATCGTTTGTACAAAAGCGGTTTTAAAGAAATTGGAGATTACAGATTTTCATATTGAAATGGGCCATGCTCAAATTTATCAAGAAATTGTTCGAGAACTAAAGCTATCAGAAAAAGAGGAGGCGGAGTTCAAACAGTTTGTTCTAAATAAAAGTATTACCGATTTGAGAAACTTTGTCCGCAAACATCCAAGCTCGTTAGACGAATTTCTAATTGCATTGCCTAAACTTTTTGGTGAGGTTGAACCGATTATTGATCAGGCTAAATCAAAGGTAGACAATCCGATTATATTAGCAGCATTTGACCAATTACTAGCGTTAAACAATGATGCGAGACAATACGATGATTTGCTTTCCTTAACAGTAGATTTAGGACTTGTTCAAAGCTTTCAATATTACTCGGGCATTATTTTTAGAGGATTTGCTGATTTATTACCAGATTACTTTTTAAGTGGGGGAAGATACAACTCACTCTTAGAACAGTTCGGTAGCAATCCACTACCTGCTGTGGGTGTCGCGTTTAATTTAGATACATTAGCCGATTTGAAACAAAAATTGGGCATCTTTTATAAAGAGCAGAAGTTGAAGACGTTGATCCATTTTGACAAATCTCAAATGAAAAAAGCGGAAGAATTTCAAAAAAAGATTCCTTTCAGTAAGTTGAGTCTTTTTGACTCTCTTGAAAATAGTCGGGAGTTTGCTCAAAAATGGCAATATGATACTTTAGTAGTTGTGAAGAGCGAAACGGTCGAACAAATTATGTTAAAGGAGTAA